The Nitrospira sp. genome includes a region encoding these proteins:
- a CDS encoding sigma-70 family RNA polymerase sigma factor, translating to MNASPRTGRQPEKVSAQAQSAKNFDTLYRDHVDLMYRFAHRLCGEAEAAKDLVQETFLNAYRGLDQFRGDAQISTWLYTIASRACLRMRRKRKGAPERELSLEEFIPTSDGEFRLQIPVDGLSPEAALHNKQLREALDTAINQLPKKYKMVLVLRDMEGLSAKEVGTIMGLNERAVKSRLHRARLFVRRHLSARGLGEPHSRHNHRG from the coding sequence ATGAATGCATCACCCAGGACAGGCCGCCAGCCAGAGAAAGTCTCGGCTCAGGCACAATCGGCAAAAAACTTTGATACACTGTACCGAGACCATGTCGATCTCATGTATCGCTTCGCTCACCGCTTATGTGGGGAAGCGGAAGCGGCGAAAGATCTGGTTCAGGAGACTTTTTTGAATGCCTATCGAGGCCTCGACCAATTCCGTGGCGATGCCCAGATTTCGACGTGGTTGTACACGATCGCTTCGCGGGCCTGCCTCCGCATGCGACGGAAGCGGAAAGGGGCTCCGGAGCGAGAGTTATCGCTCGAGGAATTTATCCCCACCTCCGACGGTGAATTTCGGTTACAGATTCCGGTCGATGGCCTGAGCCCCGAAGCGGCACTGCACAATAAGCAGCTGCGGGAAGCACTCGACACGGCAATCAATCAACTGCCGAAGAAGTATAAGATGGTCTTGGTGCTCCGCGATATGGAAGGATTGAGCGCCAAGGAGGTTGGAACCATCATGGGGTTGAATGAACGGGCCGTGAAATCACGACTACACAGGGCTCGATTGTTCGTTCGGCGTCACCTCAGTGCACGAGGGCTCGGGGAACCACACAGTCGCCATAATCACCGCGGATGA
- a CDS encoding zf-HC2 domain-containing protein: MTRRRTSTHPRSSTSTRRKQAHGKAHCLRILRQLSAYIDDELSGDICQEIRRHLGACPNCETFVTSLRQTVSLCRHSPMPTLSAASRTLMRKKILETSRTR, encoded by the coding sequence ATGACACGACGTCGCACGTCCACACACCCACGATCATCGACATCGACTCGGCGGAAACAGGCGCATGGGAAAGCCCACTGCTTGCGTATCCTACGCCAGTTGTCCGCCTACATCGACGACGAGCTCTCTGGAGATATTTGCCAGGAAATTCGTCGACACCTGGGCGCCTGCCCGAATTGTGAAACCTTCGTGACGTCACTGCGCCAGACGGTGTCGCTCTGTCGCCATAGCCCGATGCCAACGTTATCAGCCGCAAGCCGGACGTTGATGCGGAAAAAGATCTTGGAAACCTCTCGCACTCGCTAA
- a CDS encoding antibiotic biosynthesis monooxygenase — translation MAIRSIIGTCMQYVLIIHEVDAYPAWKTIFDQAAGMRKRAGEISYQLLRYDNDANKIVHFSEWSSLDKARRFFESPELVNPKKSRCQSARLHVPAGDRAWCAVTPAYCSKEKPARVRCRWHQMRRTNDGFMMVA, via the coding sequence ATGGCGATCCGCAGCATTATAGGCACTTGCATGCAATATGTTCTAATCATTCATGAGGTCGATGCGTATCCGGCATGGAAGACAATTTTTGACCAAGCCGCTGGCATGAGAAAACGGGCTGGAGAAATCAGCTACCAATTGCTGCGCTATGACAACGATGCCAATAAGATCGTTCACTTCTCGGAATGGTCCTCGCTGGACAAGGCTCGACGTTTCTTCGAGTCTCCTGAACTGGTAAATCCGAAGAAAAGCCGGTGTCAAAGCGCCCGACTTCATGTACCTGCAGGAGATAGAGCGTGGTGTGCTGTAACTCCAGCTTATTGTTCGAAAGAAAAGCCCGCAAGAGTGCGGTGTCGTTGGCATCAGATGCGCAGAACTAATGACGGCTTTATGATGGTTGCCTGA
- a CDS encoding leucyl/phenylalanyl-tRNA--protein transferase, with protein sequence MFRLRPHDLRFPPVEQATPEGLLAVGGDLRPERLLEAYRHGIFPWYNEGDPILWWSPDPRAVLFPSKLHIPRSLKKRLRSNVFTVTLDTCFRQVMEQCAGPRPQYPDGGTWITGDMLDAYTGLHELGYAHSVESWQEGRLVGGVYGVAIGGAFFAESMFTRVDDASKVALVRLARQLQLWNFRLIDCQQSSPHVMRFGAEEIPRSDFMHQLIAALMLPDRRGQWEFDKGWDTERSRESG encoded by the coding sequence ATGTTTCGCCTGAGACCTCACGATCTTCGCTTCCCACCCGTTGAGCAGGCCACTCCTGAAGGCCTGCTTGCTGTCGGCGGGGACCTTCGTCCCGAGCGATTACTCGAAGCGTACCGGCACGGCATCTTCCCCTGGTACAACGAGGGCGATCCCATTCTCTGGTGGTCACCGGACCCGCGTGCCGTGCTGTTCCCCTCAAAGCTCCACATTCCGCGTAGTCTGAAGAAAAGACTTCGCTCGAATGTCTTTACCGTCACGCTCGACACCTGCTTTCGCCAGGTTATGGAACAATGTGCGGGCCCGCGTCCGCAATATCCGGATGGTGGGACTTGGATTACTGGGGATATGTTGGACGCCTATACCGGCTTGCATGAACTCGGCTACGCCCACTCGGTCGAGAGTTGGCAAGAGGGTCGGTTGGTCGGGGGAGTCTATGGTGTAGCAATCGGTGGCGCCTTCTTTGCCGAATCCATGTTCACCAGGGTCGATGACGCATCAAAGGTTGCGCTCGTGAGGCTTGCCCGGCAACTCCAGCTCTGGAACTTTCGACTCATCGATTGCCAACAATCCTCTCCCCATGTCATGCGGTTCGGGGCCGAAGAAATTCCACGCTCGGACTTCATGCATCAGCTCATCGCGGCGCTCATGCTTCCCGATCGACGGGGTCAATGGGAGTTCGATAAGGGATGGGATACGGAACGATCGAGGGAGTCTGGTTAA
- a CDS encoding rhodanese gives MSFTITPKELKARIDKGDLLVLLDVREPWENQLARLDNSMLIPLGTLPQSLSKLDRDTEIIAYCHHGMRSGDATGFLLQQGFSNVKNLIGGIDAWSVQVDGTVPRY, from the coding sequence ATGAGTTTTACGATTACACCGAAAGAGCTGAAGGCTCGGATCGATAAAGGGGATCTGTTGGTACTTTTGGACGTCCGTGAGCCCTGGGAAAACCAGTTGGCTAGGCTGGATAACTCCATGCTGATTCCACTCGGTACGTTACCTCAGTCACTGTCCAAATTGGATAGAGACACCGAGATTATTGCGTACTGCCACCACGGCATGCGCAGCGGCGATGCAACGGGATTCCTGCTTCAACAGGGATTTTCGAACGTGAAGAATTTGATCGGTGGGATCGATGCCTGGTCGGTTCAAGTGGACGGGACCGTACCGCGGTACTGA
- a CDS encoding SDR family oxidoreductase, whose amino-acid sequence MKVLVTGGAGFIGSHVVDRLIEEGHQVVIVDNLVTGKRKNVNRAASLYKTDITSWRLERIFRNERPNIVLHLAAQVSVRNSVADPVFDAQVNVLGTMNVLQQAVRYGCRKVVFSSSGGAIYGEQEAFPAPESHVTNPLSPYGISKLCGEHYLSYFQRVGGIPVVSLRYANVYGPRQDPEGEAGVVAIFIQKMLNGEQPIINGNGRQTRDFVFVEDVAEANLAAMGQDAHGVYNVGTGAETSVNELFRMLATLTGSSAKEVHGPAKAGEQIRSVVDAARIKQELGWEAKMDLAEGLKQTVEFFQGKTR is encoded by the coding sequence ATGAAAGTACTCGTCACGGGTGGGGCAGGGTTTATCGGATCGCATGTAGTGGATCGACTGATTGAGGAGGGGCATCAAGTTGTCATCGTCGACAATCTGGTGACCGGGAAGCGCAAGAATGTCAATCGCGCGGCAAGCCTCTATAAAACCGACATTACCAGCTGGCGTCTCGAACGGATTTTTCGCAATGAACGTCCGAACATCGTGCTGCATCTTGCGGCACAGGTGAGCGTGCGCAATTCCGTGGCGGATCCGGTCTTTGATGCCCAGGTCAATGTGTTGGGTACCATGAACGTGTTGCAACAAGCGGTTCGGTACGGGTGCCGAAAAGTGGTGTTCTCCTCGTCCGGTGGGGCGATTTACGGGGAACAAGAGGCCTTTCCGGCTCCGGAATCGCATGTCACCAATCCCTTGTCGCCCTATGGCATCAGTAAGCTGTGCGGCGAGCACTACTTATCGTACTTCCAGCGAGTCGGCGGGATTCCCGTGGTCAGCCTCCGCTACGCCAACGTCTACGGACCGAGACAGGATCCGGAAGGCGAGGCGGGTGTGGTGGCGATCTTCATTCAAAAGATGTTGAACGGGGAGCAGCCCATCATTAACGGCAATGGCCGCCAAACCAGAGATTTTGTGTTTGTCGAAGATGTGGCGGAGGCCAACCTTGCCGCCATGGGGCAGGATGCGCATGGAGTCTATAACGTCGGAACCGGGGCGGAAACATCCGTGAACGAACTGTTCCGCATGTTGGCGACATTAACCGGGTCAAGCGCCAAGGAAGTTCATGGCCCTGCCAAAGCCGGCGAGCAGATTCGAAGCGTGGTTGACGCGGCGCGGATCAAACAGGAGCTTGGGTGGGAGGCCAAGATGGATCTCGCAGAGGGGCTCAAGCAGACAGTGGAGTTCTTCCAAGGGAAGACTCGATAA
- a CDS encoding TlyA family RNA methyltransferase, translated as MTTRVRPEKHRCDQVLTAQGLVQSRDAAVRMILAGKVRSDGVLVDKPSRLIPANATIEIVGEDQPFVGRGGEKLDAALDAGMIDPRGWMCLDVGCSTGGFTDCLLQRGAMKVYAVDVGYGQFDWRLRHDPRVVLLERTNIRYMERSAVLDPIHLVVIDVSFISLTKVLPAVTQFLRPQARVVALIKPQFEVGKGQVGRGGIVRDEGQRTEVAQRVTRFAEELGLRTLKTVPSPIKGKKGNQEIFAIFEYNAPIHGM; from the coding sequence ATGACGACACGAGTGCGACCCGAGAAACATCGCTGTGACCAGGTGTTGACGGCTCAGGGTCTGGTTCAGAGTCGTGATGCCGCCGTACGGATGATTCTTGCTGGAAAGGTCAGGAGTGACGGGGTGCTTGTCGACAAACCGTCCAGGTTGATTCCTGCCAATGCCACGATCGAGATTGTCGGAGAGGATCAGCCGTTTGTCGGCCGAGGTGGGGAGAAACTCGACGCGGCCCTAGACGCCGGGATGATCGATCCACGGGGATGGATGTGTCTCGATGTTGGGTGTTCAACGGGCGGCTTCACTGACTGTTTGCTTCAGCGGGGAGCGATGAAGGTCTATGCCGTTGATGTGGGCTACGGGCAATTCGATTGGCGGCTTCGTCATGACCCCCGTGTCGTGCTGCTTGAGCGGACCAATATTCGCTATATGGAGCGGTCTGCCGTTCTAGACCCGATTCATCTGGTCGTGATCGATGTCTCGTTTATCTCGTTGACGAAAGTCCTTCCGGCCGTCACGCAGTTTCTCCGGCCGCAGGCGAGGGTCGTGGCATTGATCAAGCCGCAATTTGAAGTCGGTAAGGGGCAGGTTGGTCGGGGGGGAATCGTACGGGATGAGGGCCAGCGAACGGAGGTGGCTCAACGAGTGACACGATTTGCCGAGGAATTGGGGCTCCGGACGCTGAAAACCGTTCCGTCCCCCATCAAAGGGAAAAAAGGGAATCAGGAGATATTCGCAATCTTTGAGTACAACGCGCCGATTCATGGTATGTAG